In the genome of Arctopsyche grandis isolate Sample6627 chromosome 13, ASM5162203v2, whole genome shotgun sequence, the window ttttaaacaaatgtcacattggtatggtttttcTCCAGTATGAGTTCTTTGGTGTCTCGTAAGACTGGATGACTGACTAaacgatttaaaacaaattttacatttgtgtgTTTTTTCAACAGTGTGACTTAATATGTGCAATGCAAGGTGAGATTTATTAGCATACGATTTCAAGCCAATATCACATTGATATGGTTTTATCTTAGTATGAGATTTTAGGTGTCTAACGATACAAACTCTTCGAGCAAAGGATTTCATgcaaatatcacattggtatggtttttccccagtatgagttGGTGTGTGCGATGCAAGGTGATATTTAGTAGCGAAACATTTCAAGCAAGTATCACATTGATATGGTTTAAACATAGCATGAGATTTTAGGTGTCTAGAGAGAGAAAATTTGTAAGAAAAGAATTTCAGGCAAATATCACATCGGTATAGTTTTTCTCCATGAGTTTTTTTGTGTCTTGTAAGTTGAGATTTTTGcgaaaacgattttaaacaaatgccaCATTTTAGAAGCGTCTTTGCTTCGCATATCTGTAACATTAAACGAATATTAATAATCGAAATGTGTGTAGTATCTTGATAAGGCCGCTAGATAATTTTACCTGTGAGcttatattttcagttgaatgGATTTGGGAACTAGAATCGGTTCGTGCTGAAGTACTCAATTCCCATTCATTCAGCTCGTCATTAACGGTGGCGTTGCAGACGTTTCCTGGCGAACGAACATCAATCTcatcttcccatattaaatctttcAGAAGAACTTCTTCGTGTTTGATATTCACATACTCGTTTAACTTCACTTTCGAAATTTCTTCACTTTGAAGACAAACTTTTCGAAAATTGttgagcaattccagattggtgTTACATGAACGACAAATAGTATCTGGCAATCCGTCACCTTTCTCGACCTGTAAATGAGAAAGGAATAGGATGAATTCAGGTGgaaataggtacatacatatttatattcagtctCTATATTCTCATATCTACTCGTTTTATGCCTAGTTAGAATATCTCCATTGCGGTTACGGTAAAAAATCATGATACCGCTACCGTAAGTTtgtattaattgaaattaaacacGTGAATCAGACACATGGGTATCGATATAAAGGGTGAACGACCTGCAGCTGACAGCAGGACGAAATGCGCTTCGCCAAAGGTTCGAGAGGATTtccatggatggagacgaaagcTTCGGCTGGAGCAGAACACAAGCAAAGTCTGCACTGCATTGGGAACTCCATGAACTCCATCGCGCAAAACAATAAGTAGCGATTGATATCGATTGAGAACTGTCAAATACCAAAATTTGGAAACAAACGTGACGCTAGGCAAGCGTCCGTTGCTTAATGACATTTGGTCTAAATCATATACATTTTTCATCCATAGCTGAATATGGCTAacggggttcggtgattactagtcaaatgtgaacctgtcacaggacaactggtcgctctagatcgatcactcgtgatcatccgtcacgctaaaactggtcacgagaaaactagtcacacgctaaaactggtcacgagaaaactggtcacacgctaaaactggtcacaagaaaactggtcacgagaaaattggtcacacgctaaatctggtcacgagaaaattggtcacacgctaaaactggtcacgagaaaactggtcacacccaaaaatttaaaattggtcacacaaacaaaaatattctcaaatactttttatttacgaaatttttattattatcgactagacatatgctcgagccaaaggccctcgtggccgttgtttgtggtcttcgcgaaGAGTTCGCGGGCATCTCATCAGAGTCAGCTCATCTGACGCTCTCTAGCCTCTAGCCTCTAGCCACGCCGACAAGGttggcaatcgcttttgcgttcatttcactttgacagttcgtATGTCAAATCACaaatcttaattcaccgcgTTAAATGTACCGCAGGGAGGTCTATGAAAACACCGATTGTGTACTAACActaagaggatcctttatttatgttcacttgttacaatagtaattatatgtaaaaaaagaagatcgttttcgtttctcagcttcggagccaatgggacgttgccatcgtcttcatctttaatatggacggtatctaaaattgaattcgtcattttataatgaacttgttacatctcatctacataaataaatcgtcggtaacattatttgttcactttgttacattgtaaaatattttctatatgtcatctatatattataatatatattcaattgtaaataggtttctgagctctttttcctattatgctgtgcattaacattagaataatataatacaaatgattactaaccaaataaaataaaattgtaaaatagaaaatgatcagtagatcagtagctattaaaatagatataatacgtattgtgaacataatttcgtaataataaaaagcatttaaaaatcaaaccaaataatatatattcaagaatatgtttatgtataatgtgttgaaaacataataaattattgtatttactgtgcataaaaggttttttttttaattttgtccctgtaatttagatttaggtaatattttaaaatttatttgaaagtacatatatcatacaattataatatagtattgtCGATGTTCTcacaggtattttttttttttatgtatttgaaccGCTTCATAAGATACATTTCATGTTGAAGTTAAATTATGATACAATAAAGTGTCGTTTAAagcagtgcttcccaattactttcatgtccccctaaatttgaaataattaattcccggcccctaaaaaatttttgaattttttcgtgacctGTTTTAGCGTGTTACCAGatttagcgtgtgaccaattttctcttgaccagttttcttgtgaccagttttagcgtgtgaccagttgtTCTTCGttggaaatatattttgttaaaagACCGCCCTACAGTGTCTTTTGGGTAATAATGTATTAGAACTCGTATTGGTCCTGTCAAATCTATAGTTTTCTcctgaccagttttagcgtgtgaccagttttctcgtgaccagttttagcgtgtgactagttttctcgtgaccagttttagcgtgacggatgatcacgagtgaccgatctagagcgaccagttgtcctgtgacaggttcacatttgactagtagtccgtttaccggcTAACGGTGGGTTTATAATAAATCGACACAaccaaaaaattgaaaaatacgcGATAAAATTACTAAAgtcaagtcactaaaatctatataacggaacatctggcagccgaaaagtccatcatactaacgagaacctgagtgccaaatattgtgtattcgcaaaattggcaaaaattggcatattttcatggcaaaaattgtcaatgtgacgaatagtccaattaccaattTTTCATCTACAACTGAATACGGCATGGTGGGTTCATAATATCATAAATCTACACAACCAATACATTGATAAATACATGATAACTATTATACTaacgattttcgtggcaaaaaTTGTGTtgtgggcgatcgcaatgtgactaataatccagtTACCGTACAAATATGTGCAACGTACTGTaaggcagggaaggtatgttgaccgtatcccggcctaacggaacacatgttgtgtagtttgtaaaaggatcgtttatttttgttcaattgttacaatggttattgtatttACGAAGAGGTTGAGTTTCAGATAAGTGATCTGGTTGatctccagaggttcactctggcgtttggagctggtgcgtcgctttatatacgttctggcttgaagcgtgccgtgtgcagatgctttgtcttcgtttccaggactcgtgttgacctgttttcgaggcacgAGTCTTCGAtacacgtgtggtttatagctatgCGGTCAGCGCCAGGACATTGTTCGTTTGAGAATGTGGTCATGTGCCACGCGTAAACGCTTGCCATGTGTTTacggttgcctgatgacatcactgttgggtttcgttcgtttaacgatcgagcgatgaactctttgtTCTGGAATGGacgaaggggacgttgcccttgagttatgcatgtttgtacaggatcgatgatgagatcactggttttgattcgtaatagcacaagtcgtgctagaTTCCTACAGTACACAGGTGGCTGAAACAATAGCACTACTATTGTAGAAATATAGCACTACTTGTACTGtaagtgccggttttagggggggctgggtcgggcggcgcccgaaggcgtcaaataagttagggcgctaCTCAatgcgtcaaaggcgctttaaattttaaaattagagcgccaaaggcgaaatttttttctaagggtgtttagaaaacaCTTTCCGAGGGcaccattgggtgtaaggccggcactgcttGTACTATTACGAAACTAGGTCGATGATATCACCTATTTTCCCCACCGAACTCGAGCTGTACAAATGACATTATGGGgaatgaacgaatgagacgactggcatgttgatgcacgtgttttatttatgacagctgaaggcagagtgagtagccgctctccgaacccagccgagttggtccccactcgcaggaaggtaaccaaactcgaccatgtcttatagcgagccgccacatcatcGCGTCCATTTGAAGACGTAAAGTCAACCTTGGCCGAAGTACCTCCGTTCGAACTAGGGCTAAGACGTCGTaaactcgctccagatacgcaatcacgatTACACAGGAACTTCACGGAGCCGACCATCTCGCCAATAACTACACACAACGGATGACCTCGACACCgtaggaatcttccagaacgtaaTCTCACCAGCCTAATTACGCGTTGCACAATCAACGACTATATATACCagcgcatcgtccccagatgccagtgagcttcaagACCTCGACCTGATTCACTCCGTCGAAACAATTACCCAATTcgccgtacatacaataacacctgtattaatcgagcaATAAAGACCCTCTTCAAAACTTAACTGAGTTTCtaaaggcggccgaaagaaatgagaatcgaataatttatattgagtattggttggtggTTGGTTATCGAAAGAGCATTGTCCAAGATGTGGGATTGGgtgtaagaaaataaaatttcattaatgaacttgaaaacattCAGTATCTCTTGACGTCTGGTCCTGTTCGGGAACTAAACGCTTAagttttctgtctgtttttctggttaatttttattgtttaaaatttagacccaatttttctagttacgccactgtaGGCGCGGCTCTGattatcattgtccacaatacgttcGCAAGCAcacaataaatgaaattaaaatatattctacTAAAAAAAGGGTTTTATAAAACcctaatgaaaaaccatatactgaaaagcatggtaaaaaCCGATGATAAGTGGGGGCCTCAAATTCCAAATGCGCTTGGAAccccccatttacttgatcGGCAACTGcttgtgcgcgatcgcaatgtgcgaaataatccgttcacCCATTCTCTAGAGCAgtgtttcccaaactttttgcCGCTACGGACCGATACCATAAGAGAAATATTTTGGGAACAGGTGACACATTGTTGTATTTAAAACGTTAAAAAAAACCAGgtagacataaaaaaaataataaaaccaaaaatataacatgaaaaaaattgttaaagggAATAATCAGAAACCGATtagtaatttaatttgttagtaaaatagtatttttgataTATGGTATTATATGATGATATTTGCAATGAACAGGTTCGATGCGTTTTTGTTAAGTCAAACAATTACTGAATATTTGGTAGAACATGGGAAGAAAATGGAGACAGGGAAGATTGCGGAAAAAATgaagtttttcatattttaactgAATAAGTTGAAATGTATTCGATTGTTATAAACATTTAACACTCATAATacaacatagaaaagccttgtaaaataTGAAAGATTGTCTGCCTATTTCGTCGTTTTAAAAGCGACAATCTCCAAGAGCGTTGCTGCCGATTAAATATCTGTGGAATTTCCGTGTAACCTAGATGACATTTTTTTAGTTCAGATCTACATAGATCTGaactaaaaaaatgaaaaaaattataaagtattataatttttttcttataaaattatGCAGTATTTTGCTTCAAAAGAACTGTTGAAGCAAAATACTGCACTGAGCAATGGATTAAAAAtagcaataatttaatttttggggACTCATTTTGATTTCTCTTCTGAAAGAGTTACAAATGATCTGAAGAAAATAAATGCTTAAGttgatttatcaatttttatttcaaccttttgttttttttatataatcatatgtataaaaaccttttgaatttaataataaatgatgtcaatataaaatgaatgatttacaaggatatttttatatcaagaTATAACATAATGacataatattaactttttATTTACCGGTACGCCGGTAATGACTCATATTTTTGTtccgatttaccggtaatttGCATGTCCTTTTTATGATGTGTGTTTTAGGCTGTCTTTTAGACCAAACGATTGATGAAAGTGTGGTTTTAATCCAGTATGAATTTTTCTGTGCTTTGTACGGGAGTATTTGGTAGCGAaccattttaagcaaatgtcacattgttattttattttatttttttattttacatatataccaggaaggccttacaggaaaatcccaatgcgccttcctggccaattacaaatacaaatgcagcatttttttattataagtcgttgaattgcgagacactgaaaaaactcgcaaattaacgagacatctatgaattgtacataaatttttattgtacatccatcaaatttcaaatagcggtgacatagtaggtaggaaggatttttagccaattttttttccgggaaccgtttcaacaatgaaatcagagaaaattggcaaactctgataggaaacgatcaacctggagtcacaaatccaggtctgaccaacagcatactctgaaaaattcattttcattcagggatagaacccggcaccttcttgacgttaagcagaagcttaacgtccgagctatgctgctggctatggtTTTTCTCTAGCATGAGATTTTTTGTGTGTTGTAAGGTAAGATTTATTATTGAACGCTttcgaacaaatatcacattggtaTGGTCTTTCACCACTTTGAGTTCTGATGTGTGTCGCAAGGCTGGATTTTAGACGAAAcgaatttaaacaaatttcacatatgTGTGGTTTTAATCCGGTATGTATTTTGATGTGCTTTGTAAGGGCATGTTTAGTAGCGAACGATTTTAAGGAAATGtcacattggtatggtttttccccGGAATGGGTTCTTTGGTGTATCGTGAGACTGGATGACTgactaaacgattttaaacaaattttacatttgtgtggtttttcaCCAGTATGAGTCAACATGTGCAATGCAAGATGAGATTTATTAGCAGACGATTtcaagcaaatatcacattggtatggttttaTCTTACTTAGTATGAGATTTTACGTGTCTAACGATAGAAATTTTTCGAGCAAAGGATTTCATGCAAATATAacattggtatggtttttcTCCAGTATGAGTTGGTCTGTGCGATGCAAGGTGAGATTTATTAGCGAAACATTTCAAGCAAGTATCACATTGATATGGTTTAAACATAGCATGAGATTTTAGGTGTCTAGAGCGAGAGTATTTGTCAGAAAAGAATTTCAGGCAAATATCACACCGGTATAGTTTTTCTCCATGAGTTTTTTTGTGTCTTGTAAGTTGAGATTTTTGcgaaaacgattttaaacaaatgtcacattggtatggtttttcTCCAGGATGAGTTCTCTGGTGTATCTTAAGACTGGATGACTgactaaacgattttaaacaaattttacatttgtgtggtttttcaCCAGTATGAGTCAACATGTGCAATGCAAGGTGAGATTTATTAGCAGATGATTtcaagcaaatatcacattggtatggttttaGCATAGTATGAGTTGTTTTGTGCAATGTAAATAGACATTTAATAGTGAACGATTtcaagcaaatatcacattcgTATGGTTTTATCTTAGTATGAGATCTTACGTGTCGAACGATAGAAATTTTTCGAGCAAAGGATTTCATgcaaatatcacattggtatggtttttccccagtatgagttGGTCTGTGCGATGCAAGGTGAGATTTATTAGCGAAACATTTCAAGCAAGTATCACATTGATATGGTTTAAACATAGCATGAGATTTTAGGTGTCTAGAGAGAGAGCATTTGTCAGAAAAGAATTTCAGGCAAATATCGCATCGGTATAGTTTTTCTCCGTGAGTTTTTTTGTGTCTTGTAAGTTGAGATTGATGtgaaaacgattttaaacaaatgtcacattggtatggtttttcTCCAGTATGAGTTCTTTGGTGTCTCGTAAGACTGGATGACTGACTAaacgatttaaaacaaattttacatttatgtggtttttcaCCAGTGTGAGTTAATATGTGCAATGCAAGGTGAGATTTATTAGCATACGATTTCAAGCCAATATCACATTGATATGGTTTTATCTTAGTATGAGATTTTAGGTGTCTAACGATAGAAATTCTTCGAGCAAAGGATTTCATgcaaatatcacattggtatggtttttccccagtatgagttGGTCTGTGCGATGCAAGGTGAGATTTATTAGCGAAACATTTCAAGCAAGTATCACATTGATATGGTTTAAACATAGCATGAGATTTTAGGTGTCTAGAGAGAGAGCATTTGTCAGAAAAGAATTTCAGGCAAATATCACATCGGTATAGTTTTTCTCCATGAGTTTTTTTGTGTCTTGTAAGTTGAGATTTTTGcgaaaacgattttaaacaaatgtcacattttagAAGTGTCTTTGCTTCGCATATCTGTAAAATTAAACGAATATTAATAATCGAAATGTGTGTAGTACCTTGATAAGGCCGCTAGATAATTTTACCTGTGagtttatattttcagttgaatgGATTTGGGGACTAGAATCGGTTTGTGCTGAAGTACTCAATTCCAATTCATTCAGCTCGTCATTAACGGTGGCGTTGCAGACGTTTCCTGGCGAACGAACATCAATCTCattttcccatattaaatcttccagaaGAACTTCTTCCTGTTTGATATTCACAGACTCGTTTAACTTCATTTTCGAAATGTCGTCACTTTGAAGACAAACTTTTCGAAAATTGttgagcaattccagattggtgTTACATGAACGACAAATAGTATCTGGCAAT includes:
- the LOC143921452 gene encoding uncharacterized protein LOC143921452, whose amino-acid sequence is MEFMEFPMQCRLCLCSAPAEAFVSIHGNPLEPLAKRISSCCQLQVEKGDGLPDTICRSCNTNLELLNNFRKVCLQSEEISKVKLNEYVNIKHEEVLLKDLIWEDEIDVRSPGNVCNATVNDELNEWELSTSARTDSSSQIHSTENISSQICEAKTLLKCGICLKSFSQKSQLTRHKKTHGEKLYRCDICLKFFSYKFSLSRHLKSHAMFKPYQCDTCLKCFATKYHLASHTPTHTGEKPYQCDICMKSFARRVCIVRHLKSHTKIKPYQCDIGLKSYANKSHLALHILSHTVEKTHKCKICFKSFSQSSSLTRHQRTHTGEKPYQCDICLKSFSHQYQLTRHKILHSEEKPYQCDICLKFFSEKFSLSRHLKSHAMFKPYQCDTCLKCFANKSHLALHMLTHTGEKPYQCKICLKSFSKSSSLKVHQRTHSGEKPYQCDICLKSFSQKSQLPSHKKTHGEKLYRCDICLKFFSDKFSLSRHLKSHAMFKPYQCDTCLKCFAKKSHLASHRPTHTGEKPYQCDICMKSFSHQSHLTRHKKTHGEKLYRCDICLKFFYDKCSLSSHLKSHAMFKPYQCDTCLKCFANKSHLASHRPTHTGEKPYQCDICMKSFARKISIVRHVKSHTK
- the LOC143921451 gene encoding uncharacterized protein LOC143921451 isoform X2, with product MKLNESVNIKQEEVLLEDLIWENEIDVRSPGNVCNATVNDELNELELSTSAQTDSSPQIHSTENINSQICEAKTLLKCDICLKSFSQKSQLTRHKKTHGEKLYRCDICLKFFSDKCSLSRHLKSHAMFKPYQCDTCLKCFANKSHLASHRPTHTGEKPYQCDICMKSFARRISIVRHLKSHTKIKPYQCDIGLKSYANKSHLALHILTHTGEKPHKCKICFKSFSQSSSLTRHQRTHTGEKPYQCDICLKSFSHQSQLTRHKKTHGEKLYRCDICLKFFSDKCSLSRHLKSHAMFKPYQCDTCLKCFANKSHLASHRPTHTGEKPYQCDICMKSFARKISIVRHVRSHTKIKPYECDICLKSFTIKCLFTLHKTTHTMLKPYQCDICLKSSANKSHLALHMLTHTGEKPHKCKICLKSFSQSSSLKIHQRTHPGEKPYQCDICLKSFSQKSQLTRHKKTHGEKLYRCDICLKFFSDKYSRSRHLKSHAMFKPYQCDTCLKCFANKSHLASHRPTHTGEKPYQCYICMKSFARKISIVRHVKSHTK
- the LOC143921451 gene encoding uncharacterized protein LOC143921451 isoform X1, yielding MSLSKRRWTKAVLSMLTLLNRYLLFCTMEYMEFPMQCRLCLCSASAEAFVSIHEDPLEPLAKRISSYCQLQVEKGDGLPDTICRSCNTNLELLNNFRKVCLQSDDISKMKLNESVNIKQEEVLLEDLIWENEIDVRSPGNVCNATVNDELNELELSTSAQTDSSPQIHSTENINSQICEAKTLLKCDICLKSFSQKSQLTRHKKTHGEKLYRCDICLKFFSDKCSLSRHLKSHAMFKPYQCDTCLKCFANKSHLASHRPTHTGEKPYQCDICMKSFARRISIVRHLKSHTKIKPYQCDIGLKSYANKSHLALHILTHTGEKPHKCKICFKSFSQSSSLTRHQRTHTGEKPYQCDICLKSFSHQSQLTRHKKTHGEKLYRCDICLKFFSDKCSLSRHLKSHAMFKPYQCDTCLKCFANKSHLASHRPTHTGEKPYQCDICMKSFARKISIVRHVRSHTKIKPYECDICLKSFTIKCLFTLHKTTHTMLKPYQCDICLKSSANKSHLALHMLTHTGEKPHKCKICLKSFSQSSSLKIHQRTHPGEKPYQCDICLKSFSQKSQLTRHKKTHGEKLYRCDICLKFFSDKYSRSRHLKSHAMFKPYQCDTCLKCFANKSHLASHRPTHTGEKPYQCYICMKSFARKISIVRHVKSHTK